The Lactuca sativa cultivar Salinas chromosome 2, Lsat_Salinas_v11, whole genome shotgun sequence genome includes a window with the following:
- the LOC111883349 gene encoding myosin-binding protein 2, with the protein MAATQKTLFILAYAILEWTLILMLLLNSLFSFLIRKFATYYALKPPCFWCSTIDHLLEPNHDINPFHNLICEAHATEFMNVCRNGKCLYTSMNFKVDSVDKSSHSASKIKSSHEENEMAQVMDLCMLNTSRHIQVFDQIIPIEWTDSSTSCSRGSSLNGDENMVINDEDRVKKEGGFCEDKEDEEDKAVTIDGLMKELKSERLVVCGLYIELDEERNASAIAANQAMAMITRLQEDKVALQIESMQNQRMMDEQAEYDKEVLQLLNELVMKLEKDKFELENELEMYKERFMDYDGKKKAKVKRRSITKKCLDETNVVDLKNSKTLEESVVGFDVERLWILDKLGELDETLMMLTDDRDEDLHGKASLERERLCYKGNVFLGVFGIESIDEGDEASHSVWPIQENIKKKGDTKEAEV; encoded by the exons ATGGCTGCCACCCAGAAAACTCTCTTCATTCTAGCCTACGCAATACTCGAATGGACCCTAATCCTAATGCTTCTTCTCAACTCTTTATTCTCATTTCTCATCAGAAAATTTGCTACTTACTACGCCCTTAAACCACCTTGCTTTTGGTGTTCCACCATCGATCATCTGTTAGAACCAAACCACGACATAAACCCATTTCATAATCTCATTTGTGAAGCACATGCAACTGAGTTTATGAACGTATGCAGGAATGGAAAGTGCTTGTATACTAGCATGAACTTCAAGGTGGATTCTGTTGATAAATCATCCCACAGTGCGTCAAAGATCAAATCATCTCATGAAGAAAACGAAATGGCACAAGTCATGGATCTTTGTATGTTGAATACGAGTCGACACATTCAAGTTTTTGACCAGATTATCCCTATTGAGTGGACGGATTCATCAACCAGTTGTAGTAGAGGTTCAAGTTTAAATGGAGACGAAAACATGGTGATCAATGATGAAGATCGAGTCAAAAAAG AAGGCGGATTCTGTGAAgataaagaagatgaagaagataaaGCTGTCACAATTGATGGTTTAATGAAAGAATTAAAATCCGAAAGACTTGTTGTATGTGGTTTATACATAGAACTAGATGAAGAACGTAATGCGTCTGCAATAGCAGCAAACCAAGCAATGGCGATGATAACCAGACTTCAAGAAGATAAGGTTGCACTGCAGATTGAATCCATGCAAAATCAAAGGATGATGGATGAACAAGCGGAATACGATAAGGAGGTTTTGCAGCTGTTAAACGAACTTGTTATGAAACTAGAGAAGGACAAGTTTGAGCTTGAAAACGAGCTTGAAATGTACAAAGAGAGATTCATGGATTATGATGGAAAGAAGAAGGCAAAAGTGAAGAGAAGATCCATTACCAAGAAGTGTTTAGATGAGACTAATGTTGTGGATTTAAAGAATTCGAAGACACTTGAGGAATCTGTTGTAGGGTTCGATGTTGAGAGGCTATGGATTCTAGATAAGCTTGGGGAGCTTGATGAGACACTAATGATGTTGACTGATGATCGAGATGAGGATCTTCATGGGAAAGCAAGTTTAGAAAGAGAACGTCTCTGTTATAAGGGAAACGtatttcttggtgtttttggtatAGAGAGTATTGATGAAGGTGATGAAGCATCTCATTCCGTTTGGCCCATTCAAGAAAATATTAAGAAAAAAGGAGACACTAAGGAAGCTGAAGTATGA